One window from the genome of Cyclobacterium amurskyense encodes:
- a CDS encoding neutral/alkaline non-lysosomal ceramidase N-terminal domain-containing protein, with the protein MTLKAGNSENGQAHRFVLLGFMAGIMLSGLIFGHKVIAQQSGLKAGMVQSEITPSEAGYPHYRGPSTGTHDPLYAKAVVFQQEGEKVALVVGDLLWVERDLSVRVRMRIEKETGIPFQNIIIAGTHSHTSPAYHPNIRELTGTLRPPFDTQLDTGKADVYPKELEDGIVNAVVKAYEQREEVVLEVFGEEVNDLAFNRRFIMKDGKLITNPGRRNPSIREPEGPTDPELAVVMLQRKKDKHPIGTVSNFSLHADTFGGTAFSADYPGFLANNLQRHFHKDFVSLFAAGACGNINHIDVTGTKEEVKSSSEIGKILSSAILQKPNKFQKVNETELKAIAEVIYVPIQHFTPEELEWANTETGAPRLYEETAFLERRRRLKIRSLERIRRTEAVPPAIGDQPWRIPLEVQVFQISEDLAIVGLPGEVFVDLGLAIKENSPYKNTIVVELTHSHIAYVPTKEAFTRGGYETINSRLAPGGGELLADTAIALLQEIHEQQ; encoded by the coding sequence ATGACATTAAAGGCAGGGAATAGTGAAAATGGCCAGGCACATCGTTTTGTCCTTCTGGGCTTTATGGCTGGAATTATGCTTTCAGGATTAATTTTCGGACATAAAGTAATCGCTCAGCAGTCGGGTCTGAAAGCCGGAATGGTGCAATCTGAAATCACTCCTTCAGAAGCCGGTTATCCTCATTATCGAGGACCGAGTACTGGAACACATGATCCATTGTATGCCAAGGCAGTGGTTTTTCAGCAAGAAGGAGAGAAAGTAGCTTTAGTGGTGGGAGATCTTTTATGGGTAGAGAGAGACTTGTCGGTTAGAGTCAGGATGCGCATTGAGAAGGAAACAGGTATACCTTTTCAGAATATTATTATTGCAGGAACTCATTCCCATACCTCTCCGGCCTATCATCCCAATATTAGGGAGCTTACCGGAACATTAAGACCACCCTTTGACACGCAACTGGATACAGGTAAAGCCGATGTCTATCCTAAGGAGCTTGAAGATGGTATCGTTAATGCGGTGGTAAAAGCCTATGAGCAAAGAGAGGAAGTAGTACTGGAAGTGTTTGGAGAAGAAGTTAATGATTTGGCATTTAACAGACGCTTTATTATGAAAGATGGAAAGTTGATCACCAATCCAGGTAGACGCAATCCATCCATTAGGGAACCGGAAGGACCTACAGATCCGGAATTGGCCGTGGTTATGCTACAAAGGAAGAAAGACAAGCACCCAATTGGGACGGTCTCTAATTTTTCTTTACATGCCGATACCTTTGGTGGAACGGCTTTCAGTGCCGATTACCCGGGATTTTTGGCCAATAATTTACAAAGGCATTTTCATAAAGATTTTGTATCGCTATTTGCAGCAGGAGCTTGTGGTAATATCAACCACATAGATGTTACCGGTACTAAGGAAGAAGTAAAAAGTTCTTCTGAAATAGGCAAAATTCTCTCTTCTGCAATACTTCAAAAACCCAATAAATTTCAAAAAGTCAATGAAACAGAACTAAAGGCAATAGCTGAAGTCATTTATGTTCCCATCCAACATTTCACTCCTGAGGAATTGGAATGGGCCAATACAGAAACTGGGGCTCCACGACTTTATGAAGAAACGGCCTTTCTGGAAAGAAGAAGACGGTTAAAAATCAGGTCGCTTGAAAGAATTAGAAGAACAGAAGCAGTTCCTCCTGCAATAGGGGATCAACCATGGAGAATCCCATTGGAGGTGCAGGTGTTTCAAATTAGCGAAGACCTGGCCATCGTAGGACTTCCAGGTGAAGTGTTTGTAGATTTAGGTTTGGCTATCAAAGAGAATTCCCCTTATAAAAATACAATAGTGGTTGAATTGACCCATAGCCATATTGCTTATGTCCCCACAAAAGAGGCATTTACCCGTGGAGGATATGAAACCATTAATTCAAGACTGGCCCCGGGTGGGGGAGAATTGCTGGCAGATACTGCTATAGCATTGTTGCAGGAAATACATGAGCAACAATAA
- a CDS encoding neutral/alkaline non-lysosomal ceramidase N-terminal domain-containing protein, whose translation MQNKSKVIFDRRKFIGRVATGTLGLLSSPVLSMNGDALLEQEDDFGMNKVGEYKWQIGIAKALITPQNDVWLAGYGRKRVAYGKIHDLWAKVIALKDASGKRVVMVTTDHMGMSKTVYERIFNKIAEQFQLERSQFMLTFSHNHCAPCLEDDLVDYYPSDEQQKKAVKEYTLWMEKALIAAVDEALYNWQDCELFLGGGNCTFAVNRRDNKESEVPDLLAKGIPLQGAVDHEVPVLAAKGPGGHYLALLFGYACHPTTLDFNTWCGDYPGFAQIDLESKFPGTAAMFFNACGGDQNPLPRRELALCEKYGKMLSTAVEEALNNPLEKISSNLKTSFNFVDLAFEEMVTLEKLEPIANGNSPLQARWAKRMIAKIENGEIFDTSYPYPTQAWQMGNELLFIGIGGEAVVDYSLRFKKEFPEKTWVCGYANYMAAYMPSRRVWEEGGYEGGSHLDEYGHPAWRWRGDVEDKIAASVHKVVKHTKSVDS comes from the coding sequence ATGCAAAATAAAAGCAAAGTAATATTCGACAGACGAAAGTTTATTGGAAGAGTAGCGACAGGAACTTTGGGTTTGTTGTCCTCACCTGTTTTGTCAATGAATGGAGATGCATTGCTTGAACAGGAGGATGACTTTGGTATGAACAAGGTGGGTGAGTACAAATGGCAAATAGGCATAGCTAAGGCCTTAATAACCCCTCAAAATGACGTTTGGCTTGCAGGTTACGGTAGGAAAAGAGTGGCCTATGGCAAAATCCATGATTTATGGGCCAAAGTAATTGCGCTGAAGGATGCTTCTGGCAAAAGGGTGGTGATGGTTACCACTGATCATATGGGCATGTCTAAGACCGTCTATGAACGGATCTTTAACAAAATCGCGGAACAATTTCAATTGGAACGTTCTCAATTTATGTTGACCTTTTCGCACAATCATTGTGCCCCTTGTTTAGAAGATGATCTGGTAGATTATTACCCAAGTGATGAACAACAGAAGAAAGCGGTAAAAGAATATACCTTATGGATGGAAAAAGCGCTAATTGCTGCTGTTGATGAAGCACTTTATAACTGGCAGGATTGTGAATTATTTTTAGGAGGAGGTAATTGCACTTTTGCTGTAAATAGAAGAGACAATAAAGAGTCAGAAGTCCCGGATTTATTAGCCAAAGGAATACCGCTACAAGGAGCAGTGGATCATGAAGTGCCTGTTTTGGCAGCTAAAGGTCCCGGAGGGCATTATTTAGCCTTGCTTTTTGGGTATGCCTGTCACCCTACCACATTGGATTTCAATACCTGGTGTGGAGATTACCCTGGGTTTGCGCAGATTGATTTAGAAAGTAAATTCCCAGGTACGGCAGCCATGTTTTTTAATGCTTGTGGTGGAGATCAAAACCCTTTGCCTCGTAGAGAGCTGGCACTATGCGAGAAATACGGTAAAATGCTTTCCACTGCCGTTGAGGAAGCATTAAATAATCCATTGGAAAAAATTTCTTCTAATCTGAAAACATCTTTCAATTTTGTGGATCTGGCTTTTGAAGAAATGGTGACTTTGGAAAAATTAGAACCCATAGCCAATGGCAATAGTCCACTTCAAGCCAGGTGGGCAAAGCGGATGATTGCAAAAATTGAAAATGGAGAAATATTTGACACTAGCTATCCTTATCCAACCCAAGCTTGGCAAATGGGGAATGAACTTCTGTTTATAGGAATTGGAGGTGAGGCAGTAGTAGATTACTCTTTAAGGTTTAAAAAGGAGTTTCCTGAGAAAACTTGGGTTTGTGGTTATGCCAATTATATGGCAGCTTATATGCCCTCTCGTCGTGTTTGGGAAGAGGGTGGATATGAAGGAGGATCTCATTTGGACGAATACGGACACCCGGCCTGGAGATGGCGAGGAGATGTAGAAGACAAGATTGCTGCAAGTGTGCATAAAGTAGTGAAGCATACGAAGTCTGTGGAT
- a CDS encoding N,N-dimethylformamidase beta subunit family domain-containing protein yields the protein MAKNNKLTRRDAIKLSAGSGFALALGSTPAFSNPATKKKNLILEENKKEGTSSWQLTRVRPDEKQYRSTLIEGYCSRQSLTAGESLDIMVSVDPEEDFQIDFYRTGYYNGTGGRWMKKTGPLKGKRQATPAPGEKNIHECKWEVSTSITIPEEWLSGVYLGKLRTLPKSPSAPYWESYVIFIVKDERETDLLFQCSDNTWQAYNKWPNNYSIYTHPKGNQGPWAQVSFDRPYARQGQYDAIVNDPLSFGSGEFISFEMPFSYFLEKHGYDVSYCSNVDLLTPDRGLKAKAFLSIGHDEYWDIRQFRSVEKLKEQGVNLLFFSGNSICWVAPYTSSEAGQPNRRIFRGGPYGANNDYAVLREKLNGPFPERGPDEGLLMGVRNTEPINGGGDWTVKKPDHWIFKGTGMKKGESIPGLIGWEYQADAADIEGLEIVAEGTAWQGGDNPCPYQSVVYPGPKGNFIFSAATIFWAMGLSSPPGHTLPWSHYSRPHGPDPRVQKITHNLLEKAINS from the coding sequence ATGGCTAAGAACAATAAACTCACCAGGAGAGACGCAATAAAATTAAGTGCAGGTAGTGGATTTGCTTTGGCATTGGGGTCCACACCCGCTTTTTCCAATCCTGCTACTAAAAAGAAAAACCTTATACTGGAAGAAAACAAAAAGGAAGGGACCAGCTCTTGGCAGTTGACCAGAGTAAGACCCGACGAAAAACAATACCGTTCTACACTGATAGAAGGGTATTGTTCCAGACAAAGTCTAACGGCGGGAGAAAGTTTGGACATCATGGTGTCAGTTGATCCGGAAGAGGATTTCCAGATTGATTTTTACCGTACAGGCTATTATAATGGAACTGGAGGCCGATGGATGAAAAAGACAGGTCCTCTTAAAGGTAAGCGACAGGCCACTCCTGCTCCAGGTGAAAAGAATATCCACGAATGCAAATGGGAGGTTTCCACTTCTATAACGATTCCTGAAGAATGGCTGAGTGGAGTGTATTTGGGTAAATTGCGCACCTTGCCTAAAAGCCCTTCAGCGCCTTATTGGGAAAGTTATGTGATATTTATTGTCAAGGATGAGCGCGAAACAGATTTATTATTTCAATGCTCCGACAATACTTGGCAGGCCTATAACAAATGGCCTAATAATTATTCAATTTATACCCATCCAAAGGGAAACCAAGGCCCTTGGGCGCAGGTAAGCTTTGATCGGCCCTATGCTCGTCAAGGACAATATGATGCCATTGTCAATGATCCGCTTTCCTTCGGCTCAGGAGAATTTATTTCATTTGAAATGCCATTTTCCTATTTTTTGGAGAAGCATGGTTATGATGTAAGTTATTGTTCCAATGTAGATTTGTTAACCCCTGACAGAGGACTAAAAGCCAAGGCTTTCTTAAGCATTGGGCATGATGAATATTGGGACATTAGGCAATTTAGAAGTGTGGAAAAACTTAAAGAACAAGGAGTAAATTTATTGTTTTTCTCCGGCAATTCTATTTGTTGGGTGGCACCCTATACCTCAAGTGAAGCCGGCCAACCTAACCGTAGGATATTTAGAGGCGGGCCTTATGGTGCCAATAATGATTATGCAGTATTGAGGGAAAAGTTAAATGGCCCTTTTCCCGAACGAGGTCCAGATGAAGGGCTCTTAATGGGCGTAAGAAATACAGAACCTATTAATGGTGGAGGGGATTGGACAGTGAAAAAACCTGACCATTGGATTTTTAAAGGTACAGGCATGAAAAAAGGGGAAAGTATTCCCGGGCTTATCGGTTGGGAGTATCAGGCAGATGCGGCAGACATTGAGGGATTAGAAATTGTAGCGGAAGGTACGGCCTGGCAAGGTGGGGATAACCCATGTCCCTACCAGTCAGTTGTTTATCCGGGTCCAAAAGGCAATTTTATTTTCAGTGCAGCAACCATTTTCTGGGCAATGGGATTGAGTAGCCCTCCTGGACATACCTTGCCTTGGTCCCATTATAGTAGGCCGCATGGGCCAGATCCTAGGGTGCAAAAGATCACCCATAACTTACTAGAAAAAGCCATAAACTCATAG